In one window of Drosophila innubila isolate TH190305 chromosome 2L unlocalized genomic scaffold, UK_Dinn_1.0 4_B_2L, whole genome shotgun sequence DNA:
- the LOC117780975 gene encoding collectin-10-like: protein MKIILFGILVTILSVPEIIAHLSGLNLENGQITTRYSPNLDTVEPHPSAAGRVQEQFGKVEEKLISLDQKLEEKFANLDQKMVKKLDEMLAKLDQKLEEKGADLRNAMSTRKPVEIPKFQKIGVKSYYIDNTENVNWFVAVHKCREIGANLASLQSMEELKAVSENLIDKHYWLDVNDLGIKGVYKLLKSGQKAAFLHWHHWQPDNYENNEHCVELLNRDSNYAMNDRDCQFKCHFICEKDEQN from the exons atgaaaatcattttatttggaattttgGTCACAATCCTCTCAGTGCCAGAAATTATA GCACATCTAAGCGGTCTTAATCTGGAAAATGGACAAATAACTACCCGGTATTCGCCAAACCTAGATACTGTTGAGCCACATCCATCTGCCGCAGGAAGAGTGCAAGAACAGTTTGGTAAGGTAGAAGAAAAGCTTATAAGCCTTGATCAAAAGTTAGAAGAAAAATTTGCAAACCTTGACCAAAAGATGGTTAAAAAGCTTGATGAAATGTTGGCAAAACttgatcaaaaattggaaGAAAAGGGTGCAGATCTACGCAACGCAATGTCAACCAGAAAACCCGTAGAAATCccgaaatttcaaaaaattggaGTAAAATCCTACTATATTGATAACACAGAAAATGTCAATTGGTTTGTCGCAGTTCACAAATGTCGTGAAATTGGTGCAAATCTTGCAAGTCTGCAAAGTATGGAAGAGTTGAAGGCAGTCAGCGAGAATTTAATCGATAAACACTACTGGCTGGACGTCAATGATCTCGGCATTAAGGGTGTGTACAAATTGCTAAAATCTGGTCAGAAAGCTGCCTTTTTACACTGGCATCACTGGCAACCCGATAACTACGAGAATAACGAACATTGCGTTGAGTTGCTAAACAGGGATTCAAACTATGCCATGAATGATCGGGATTGTCAATTCAAATGTCACTTTATTTGTGAGAAGgatgaacaaaattaa
- the LOC117780967 gene encoding nuclear cap-binding protein subunit 1-like has protein sequence MNQRRRIREDKLDEAEIRERGIPAAKHPRRTDRMEVMSRIEDLLVNLGDYRGDRDSVQGRIEDLSYLVSDVLPSHKPDILRTLVECISRQSMQSGAYATFLGLVNVRDYEFGAQCVNCLMQQLLKSLHEAQWVMARSLMMLLADLVNTSVVTVASMLQLLTDLVNVCEEENSPQRRRDFYAYLVLSPLPLIGRELYEKREMAFQMLIKRLQLYMNKDRCAGEGATLLRIWYNGEMPQHEYLVLLWQQILRLDRDHWIEKQLLRPYLAFDDTLSTALQHHLPILEPPGYQPENVSYPRPWLIFHLFELSDSPSTLRLPEELDIERHVIESHILEILQLHHLERKTCAELLSSYIVSKPDLAVEHCIVEVLLGQMLQLPSPPYLTINYGSIIIELCKLRPNSFPQVVAQAADILFTQLEFMNVSSLDRFVNWFSHHLSNFRYQWCWQDWESCTTVPDLHPSAMFVRELLKKCMRLSYHQHIVQLLPQSYAALIPLPPDPIFKYINELLPGAKLAKQLLEAIRGKSSALAVGGFIEASTELDENIKINVMMQTFLHLGSKSFTHVFSIFSKFQPVMKMLAYNKVNQLAILEALSEVWLNNDQLQLVVAEKLLKIRIVDANVIVDWIFGQKHKLTHMYLWELLNLVIKFTKNHSQDNDEEQLSNLCCFLLNIVQSCVKVVAEHEQTFEQKEMDYWSDWVLGRLQGVLFNYIDDFRLISFKLRQIASELDNSKRLVKLIENYLAYIQ, from the exons ATGAATCAACGTCGTCGAATACGTGAGGATAAGCTGGACGAGGCGGAGATTAGGGAAAGGGGCATCCCTGCAGCAAAGCATCCTCGTCGCACGGATCGCATGGAGGTGATGTCCAGGATTGAGGATCTGTTGGTCAACTTGGGTGACTACAGGGGGGACAGGGACAGTGTACAGGGTCGCATCGAGGATCTCAGCTACCTGGTGAGTGATGTTCTTCCCAGCCATAAGCCGGATATACTACGGACCCTGGTTGAATGCATCTCCAGGCAATCAATGCAAAGTGGCGCCTACGCGACCTTTCTGGGATTGGTGAATGTGAGGGATTATGAATTTGGAGCCCAGTGTGTGAATTGTTTGATGCAACAGCTGTTGAAGTCGCTGCATGAGGCACAGTGGGTAATGGCAAGAAgtctgatgatgttgctggcAGATCTGGTCAACACAAGTGTGGTGACAGTTGCCTcaatgctgcagttgctcacCGATCTTGTCAATGTCTGCGAGGAGGAGAATTCACCACAGAGACGTCGCGATTTTTATGCCTATCTGGTGCTCAGCCCATTGCCTTTAATAGGACGCGAGCTCTACGAGAAGCGGGAGATGGCATTTCAAATGCTGATCAAGCGGCTGCAGCTCTACATGAACAAGGATCGCTGTGCGGGAGAAGGTGCGACATTGTTGCGCATCTGGTACAACGGGGAGATGCCACAACATGAGTATCTAGTACTGCTCTGGCAGCAGATATTGCGACTCGATCGGGATCATTGGATCGAAAAGCAATTGCTGCGTCCCTATTTAGCTTTTGATGATACACTGAGCACAGCCTTACAGCATCATCTGCCCATCTTGGAGCCGCCAGGATATCAACCGGAGAACGTCTCCTATCCTCGTCCTTGGCTCATCTTTCATCTCTTTGAGTTGAGCGACTCACCGTCGACTCTGCGACTGCCGGAAGAGCTGGACATTGAGCGGCATGTCATTGAGTCTCACATTTTGGAGATATTGCAACTGCATCATTTGGAGAGAAAAACTTGCGCCGAATTGTTGTCTTCATATATTGTGTCGAAGCCAGATCTTGCCGTGGAACACTGCATTGTCGAGGTGCTGTTGGGTcaaatgttgcagctgccCAGTCCTCCATATTTGACCATCAATTATGGCTCCATAATCATAGAACTTTGCAAACTGCGACCCAATAGTTTCCCTCAAGTTGTCGCCCAGGCAGCCGACATACTCTTCACCCAACTGGAGTTTATGAACGTCTCGAGCTTGGATCGATTTGTCAATTGGTTCTCACATCATTTAAGCAACTTTCGCTATCAATGGTGCTGGCAGGACTGGGAGAGTTGCACCACAGTGCCGGATCTGCATCCCAGTGCGATGTTTGTGCGTGAGCTTCTCAAGAAGTGCATGCG TCTTAGCTATCATCAGCATATTGTGCAGTTGTTACCGCAATCTTATGCAGCCCTGATTCCCTTGCCGCCAGATCCAATTTTCAAGTATATCAATGAACTGTTGCCGGGTGCCAAGTTGGCCAAGCAACTGTTGGAAGCCATAAGGGGCAAGTCCAGTGCTTTGGCAGTTGGCGGTTTCATCGAAGCTTCCACAGAGTTGGATGAGAACATCAAGATCAATGTAATGATGCAGACGTTTCTGCATCTCGGCAGCAAGTCCTTTACACatgtattttccattttcagcAAATTTCAGCCAGTGATGAAG ATGCTGGCCTACAACAAGGTCAACCAGTTGGCCATTCTGGAGGCTCTCTCTGAAGTTTGGCTCAACAACGATCAACTTCAGCTTGTTGTCGCCGAGAAACTGTTGAAAATTCGAATCGTGGATGCCAATGTAATTGTCGACTGGATCTTTggacaaaaacacaaattaacTCATATGTATCTTTGGGAGCTGCTCAACCTGGTTATCAAATTTACCAAGAATCATTCCCAAGACAATGATGAGGAGCAGCTGTCGAatctttgttgttttcttcttaATATTGTTCAGAGCTGCGTTAAAGTCGTAGCAGAACATGAACAAACATTCGAGCAGAAGGAGATGGACTACTGGTCCGACTGGGTATTGGGACGCCTACAAGGTGTGCTCTTCAATTACATCGATGACTTTCGTCTCATTAGCTTCAAGCTACGTCAAATTGCATCCGAATTGGACAACAGCAAACGTCTGGTGAAGCTAATTGAGAACTATTTGGCCTACATTCAATAG